Genomic segment of Thermodesulfobacteriota bacterium:
GAGCGGCCCAGATCGCCGGTCTCGTCCCTGGCGGTGATGGCCAGCCGCAGGCTGAGATCCCCTGCCGCCACCACCTTGATCTTGTCGATCATCGCCAGGAGTGGATTGGCGATGGCCCGGGCCATGATCAGGGACAAGGCGACGCCGGCGGCCAGGGCCAGGAAGCCCAGGCCCATGACCACGGCCTTGAGGCGGTCGCTGTCACGGACCACCGCCGCCGCCTGCTCGTGCTCCTGGACATCCGCCTTGGCCACCACCCCGGCCACCAGCTCTTCGATCTGGTGGGCGGCCGCCTCCAGCTCCTCAATGCCCCGGGCGATGCGACCGTCCTCGGCCACCAGGCCGTCAAAGGCCTCCTGGTACTCCCCGAGCACCGATTCCACATCCCGCACATGCTCCTGGGCCACACCGGCCCTGCGGAAGGCCTCAGCCAGGGCCTGGACCGCCTGGTGGGTGGCGGCCACGTCCTTTGGCTCCTGGCGCAGCAGGTAGTCCTTCTCATGCACGCGAATCGCCAGGGCCAGGGGTTTGCAGTCCGGCACGTGGACGTCGTCCATGGCCTTCTCCACGCCCTGGGCGGCTGCCGGCAACGCTTTGCAGCCGCCATCATCGGCCGCCAGACAGGCCCTGGCTGCCGCCTCGTAGGCGGCGACAGCGGTGCTCAGCTCCTTCTTGATCTCGGCACTGGTGCTGCTTTGCTCCAGACGGCCTCGGAAATCGGCCATCGCCTCCCGCCACCGCTGGGCCTGCCCCTCGTCGCGGCTGCGGGCAAACGTCTGCTCGGAACGGCGCGCTTCGAGCAGGCCGATCGCCAGATCATCTACGCTGTGGTCGAGCATCTGACCCTCCAGCCGGCGAGCCGCATCCCGGAATCGGCCTTGCAGTCCGGTCTCCGGGGTAAGTCCCCTGGCCTCCCACGACTGGGTCACCTTGCGGAAAGCAGCCAGATACCGGCTGGTCAGCTCCTGCACCTGGCTTGCCGCCCGGGCGATCTCGGTCAGACCGGACCGGCCGGCCAGCTCCTCCATGGCGGCGGCTCGGGTCTTGGCCTCGACCACACTTTCCTCGACCCTGGCCGCTTCAGCCAGGTCCAGGGCCAGGAGGAAATCCTTTTCGGCGTGCAGACTTTGCTGCATGTGGCTTTCGATCTCCCGGGCCAGCTCGCCAATGGCCACGGTGACGTCCAGCATCTCCTGGTATCGATCCCGGACCATCTCCATGCCAACATAGCCCAGCGCCACCGAGGCCACCAAAAGGCTCAACACGACGCCCGTGTTGGCCAGGATCTTGACTCGAATCCGCATGTCTCGCAGTCCCATGAACATCCCTCCGGGGATTGAGCATCACAAACCGGCATTTCGGCTTTTCCTGCCAAGGTCACGACCACCTCTCCCCAGTGTAGCACGAGCTCTCCCGGCAATTGAAGCCCCGCCCTCTGGTCAAAACCGTTGACGCCGCGCAGCGCAGGGCGTAATTTTCGTCTTCTTTCCCGGTCACTCTGGCCGATGGACCCCTCCTCGGAGTGCTCTTGCCATGATGGATTTCCTGCGCAGAAAGGCCCAGTCCCCGTACATTCAGGCCACGGTGGTGATCATCGCCCTGGTCTTCATCTTCTGGGGCTCCGGTATCGGCCGGCAGGGTGGCGCCGGCCGGGCGATCGCCACCGTGGACGGTGCGGCCATCACCGCCCAGGACTACCAGGAGGCATACAACCAGACCATGAACCAGCTCCGGGACCAGTTCGGCGGCCAGGTCCCGGAACAGCTCCTGTCCACCTTGAACCTGCGGGACCAGGTGCTGAACCGGCTGGTGGATCGGCTGCTTCTGCGCCAAGCCGGCCTGGCCACCGAGGTCCTGGTCTCCCGGGACGAGCTGCGGCGCGCCATCCAGGGCATGGAGGCCTTCCAGAAGGACGGCGTCTTCGATCCCGAGTGGTACAAGGAGCTGACCAAGAGCTCCCGGGTGGGCACAGCGGCCTTTGAGGCAGGATTGCGCCAGGATCTCTTTGTCAAGAAGATGGTGGATGCGGTGGGCCGGTTTGCTGCGGTGCCCCCCCGGCTTCTGGACGAGGAGCTGTCGGCCAGGAACGCCGAAGTCCAGGTGGCCTACGCCACCTTCAAGGCCGATACCTTCCGGGAGCGGGTCACGGTGACCGAGGAGGAGCTGGGTGCCTTCTTTGCGGCCAGCCAGGAGCGCTACCGCAGCCAGCCGGAGATGCAGGCGAGCTACCTCGCCTTTTCCCGCAGCGAGGCGGCCCAGACGGTGGCGGTGAGCGACGAGGAGATCGCGGCCGAGTACCAGGCCAATCGAGACCGTTACAGCCTGGAGGAAGAGCGCCGGGCCCGGCACATCCTCTTCCGGAGCGGCCAGGCCGACGACCAGGAGAAGAAGGCGGCCACCAGACGCCAGGCCGAGCAGGTGCTGGCCCTGGCCAAGGCGGGCAAGGACTTCGCCGAGCTGGCCAAACAGTACTCCGAGGACAGCTCGGCGTCCCGGGGAGGCGACCTGGGCCTCTTCGGTCGCGGCCGCATGGTGCCGGCGTTCGAAAGCGCGGTCTTTGCCATGCAGCCCGGGGAGATCGCGCCCATCGTCGAAAGCCCCTTTGGCCTGCACATCATCAAGCTGGAGGCGATCCAGCCGGCCCGCACCCGGGAGCTGGACGAGGTGCGGGAAGAGATCCGCATGACGATCCAGGATCGCCAGGGCCGCAACATCGCCCTCAAGAAGGCCACCGAGGCCTACGAAGGCATCGTCCTGGCCGGCGGTCTGGAGGCCTACGCCTCCGCCCACGGCCTTGCCGTCACCCACACCGAGCTCTTCTCGCGCCAACAGCCAGCCCCGGGCATCGCTGCCGACCCCGCCTTTCTCACCGCTGCTTTCAACCTCAAGAAAGGGGAGCTCAGCTCCCTGGTCGAGACCGGCCAGGGCTGGGTGGTGATCCTGGCCGACGAGGTGCAGGAGCCCAGGACCCCGCCCCTGGAGGCGGTGCGGGAGCGGGCGGAGAAGGATTTCCGGGCGGAGCGGGCCAAGGACCTGGCCCGGGAGGCAGCCACCGCCCTCCTGGCCCGGCTGGGGGAGGGGGCAGATTTCGCGGCTGCCGCCGGCGAGGCGGGTGCCGAGGTCGGCCAGACCGAATTCTTCTCCAAGGCCAACCCGGCCGGCGCCAAGGGCTTGCCCGTCGCGGCGCACAGCGCCGCCCTTGCCCTCACCCCGGCCAAGCCTCTGCCCGCCGAAGTGGCGGAGCAGGGGGCCAGCTTTGTGGCCTACCGCCTCCTGGAGCGGCGGGAGCCGGACCGCACCGTGCTGGCCGACCGGGCCCAGGCCCTGGAGGCTGAGCTGCTGCAGGAGCGGCGGCAGGAGCTCCTGGTGGCCTGGCTGGCCAGCCTCAAGGCCCAGGCCACCATCACCACGGACACCGCCTTCTTCCAGCCTTAAGGCGGGTCGCCCCCGGGCCGGCCCCACACCGGGTCCTGGCCGAAGCGGTCCAGCCACCAGTCCTCGTCGCTCATCGTCTCGCCGGCGGCCGGCACCAGCCGGAAACGGTAGTCGGCGCAGTAGCGCCGCAAGGTGTCGTAGGCCGCGGTCAGGGCCTGCATCCGCTCATGGGCTGCGGCGGCCTGGTCCGGCGGCGCCAGGTCCGGGTGGCAGGCCTTGGAGCGGCTCCGATAGGCCTGCCGGATCTCCGCCAGGCTGGCCCGCTCCCCCAGCCCGAGCAGCTGGCGGGCCGCCTCCAGCTGGCGCCAGTCGACGTCCTTCACCCTTTCTTCTCCATACCGGCTGCAGCCGAGCGCCCCTCCCCCCGCCAGGGCTTCTCCTCGCCCCGCCACAGGCGGCGGATGTTGTCCCGGTGCTTGGCCACCACCACGGCCGCCACCAGGATCGCCAGGCCACTGACCAGCACCGACCCCTGATCGAGCCAGGTGAGGATCGGCAACAGCCCCGCGGCCGCCAAAGAGCCGGCGGAAACAAAGCCGGTCCGCCAGACCACCACCGCAAAAAGGGCCACCTCGGCCAGGACCGCCAGGGGGGCCAGCACCAGGAACACCCCCAGGGCAGTGGCCACCCCCTTGCCCCCCTTGAAGCCGAGATAGACCGGGTAGCAATGCCCCAGAAAGGCGGCACCGCCGGCTGCCGCCAGCCACAGCTGCCGCTGATCGGCCTCTGCCAGCCAGCCGGCCACCAGCATCGGCAGCACGGCCTTCACGATATCGCCGGCCAGGGTGACAAGGCCGGAGGCTCTTCCCAGGGCGCGGGTGACGTTGGTGGCGCCGATGTTGCCACTGCCCTGGTGCCGGATATCGACACCTGCGGCCCGGGCCACCAGAAGGCCAGTGGGGATGGCGCCTGCCAGGTAGGCGAGAAGGATGACGGCAACAAGAAGCATGGTCAAGATCCCAGCAAGGGAGAAGATGCAGGCCAGCTCAGCGGCGGGCCAGCTGGCGCTCGACCCAGTCGGCCAGAGCCGCCTCGGACACGGCCCCGGCCACCTCGTCGACCACCCGGCCGCCAGCCAGGAAGACCAGGGTCGGCACCCCCCGGACATCGAATCGGGCTGCGGTGGCCCTCGCGCGGCTGACATCCACCTTGGCGACGATGAGCCGGCCGAAATAGCGGCGGGCCAGGACGGCGATCACGGGGGCCAGGGTGTGGCAGGGGCCGCAGGTGGGCGAGTAGAGCTCCACCAGCACCGGCAACGGGGCGGCCGCCACAAAGGCCGCGAAGTCGCTGTCGTCCAGGGGCACCGGCACCGCCTGGCTGCGCAGATCGAGGCCGGTGTGGCAGCGGCCGCAGCGGGGCGACAGGTGCTGCTTGACGGCCGGGATCCGGTTGGTGGTGCCGCAACGGGGGCACGGCGCCAGGATGGTGGTCATGATTTCTCCCGGGCACCCCGGCCACAGACCGGGCAGCCCATGAGGCTCAAGGGCGGCTCCAGATGACCGGCCGCCAGCAGGCTGGCATCCTGAAAGATGCTCCGGGTCGGGCCGTCGGCGAGGAGGCGGCCGCCAGCCAGGACCAGGGTCCGGTTGCACAGCTCCAGGGCCAGATCGAGATCGTGGGTGGCAATGATGCGGGTGTGGTCGAAGCCGGCCAGAAGCCGAATCAGACGGCGCCGGGCCTGGGGATCAAGATTGGCGCTGGGCTCGTCCATGACCAGGATGGATGGCGTCATGGCCAGCACAGTGGCAATGGCCACCGCCCGTTTCTCGCCGCCGGACAGCCGGTAGGGTGCGCGGTCCCGGACGTGGACGGCCCCCACGGTGGCCAGGGCCCGGTCCACCGCCTCCTCCACCTCGGCAGCGGGCAGGCCCAGATTGAGGGGGCCGAAGGCGATGTCCTCCCGTACCGTGGGCATGAACAGCTGATCATCCGGATCCTGGAAGACCATGCCCACCGTGCGGCGGATGGCCGGCAGCGTCGCGGCGGTCAGGGGGTAGTCGCCGATGCGCACCCGGCCCTCCTGGGGGGTGAGGGCGCCGTTGAGGTGCAGGAGCAGGGTGGACTTGCCGGCGCCGTTGGCGCCAATGATCGCCACCGCCTCGCCATGGGTGATCCGGAAGGAAACGCCGGCCAGGGCCTGGGTGCCGTCGGGATAGCGGAAGGCCAGATCATCGACCTGGACAATGTGATGGCTCATGGATGCAGGGGAGCTCGGAGAGGCGACCGGGGCGGTGATCCCTGGGAACAGGCCGGGCGGCATGACCGTGCTCGCCCGGGCCACGGGCGCGGTCCTGACGGGCGAGCAGCGCTCCGGCGCCCCACCTTCACCAGAGGTCACCTTACACCATCAGGCCGCCCGTGCCAACATGGCTGCCGCGGCGGCCTGCCACCGCTTTTTCGTTTGACACCCCCCCGGTGCCGCTATAGCCTGGTATCGATCCGACTCCCGGCGCTGCGGCGCGGCATTCCGGCGCCCACCGGTCCTCGGGGCCGACCGGACCTGTCCACTCGGCCTCTTGCCACGGCCAGGGCCTGCTCCTTCCTGACAGCCCGGCCCCCTCGCGCTTGCCGCTGCCGACCTGTCGCATCCAGCCAGATGATCCGGGGAGGGGCACACGAGATGCACAACCCGCT
This window contains:
- a CDS encoding methyl-accepting chemotaxis protein, with the protein product MGLRDMRIRVKILANTGVVLSLLVASVALGYVGMEMVRDRYQEMLDVTVAIGELAREIESHMQQSLHAEKDFLLALDLAEAARVEESVVEAKTRAAAMEELAGRSGLTEIARAASQVQELTSRYLAAFRKVTQSWEARGLTPETGLQGRFRDAARRLEGQMLDHSVDDLAIGLLEARRSEQTFARSRDEGQAQRWREAMADFRGRLEQSSTSAEIKKELSTAVAAYEAAARACLAADDGGCKALPAAAQGVEKAMDDVHVPDCKPLALAIRVHEKDYLLRQEPKDVAATHQAVQALAEAFRRAGVAQEHVRDVESVLGEYQEAFDGLVAEDGRIARGIEELEAAAHQIEELVAGVVAKADVQEHEQAAAVVRDSDRLKAVVMGLGFLALAAGVALSLIMARAIANPLLAMIDKIKVVAAGDLSLRLAITARDETGDLGRSLDGMLEVLEERARVAKLIAAGDLGQTVVARSEKDLLGVAFQEMVAGLRERAAVAERIAAGDLTCRVQPVSERDAFGNALQAMLAALQGIMADVQAAAEQVATGAGELAATSQSLSQGASEQAASAEEISSAMEEMSATVSQSADNARQTATIARKAAVDAEDGGKAVAQAEEAMHTIAGKIEIVEEIARQTNLLALNAAIEAARAGEHGKGFAVVASEVRKLAERSQVAAQEIKGLAASSVQVAGTAGRLIRDMVPQIRKTSDLVEEIDASAAEQANSTREISRAVEQLDQVIQQNSASSEEVASTSEELSAQASHLLAAIAFFRLQPAEDKGRRSRTGRIPAKALPGRAPHPRAGRPQGGAGPELVLEEGEETFEESGREAI
- a CDS encoding SurA N-terminal domain-containing protein; the protein is MMDFLRRKAQSPYIQATVVIIALVFIFWGSGIGRQGGAGRAIATVDGAAITAQDYQEAYNQTMNQLRDQFGGQVPEQLLSTLNLRDQVLNRLVDRLLLRQAGLATEVLVSRDELRRAIQGMEAFQKDGVFDPEWYKELTKSSRVGTAAFEAGLRQDLFVKKMVDAVGRFAAVPPRLLDEELSARNAEVQVAYATFKADTFRERVTVTEEELGAFFAASQERYRSQPEMQASYLAFSRSEAAQTVAVSDEEIAAEYQANRDRYSLEEERRARHILFRSGQADDQEKKAATRRQAEQVLALAKAGKDFAELAKQYSEDSSASRGGDLGLFGRGRMVPAFESAVFAMQPGEIAPIVESPFGLHIIKLEAIQPARTRELDEVREEIRMTIQDRQGRNIALKKATEAYEGIVLAGGLEAYASAHGLAVTHTELFSRQQPAPGIAADPAFLTAAFNLKKGELSSLVETGQGWVVILADEVQEPRTPPLEAVRERAEKDFRAERAKDLAREAATALLARLGEGADFAAAAGEAGAEVGQTEFFSKANPAGAKGLPVAAHSAALALTPAKPLPAEVAEQGASFVAYRLLERREPDRTVLADRAQALEAELLQERRQELLVAWLASLKAQATITTDTAFFQP
- a CDS encoding J domain-containing protein; this translates as MKDVDWRQLEAARQLLGLGERASLAEIRQAYRSRSKACHPDLAPPDQAAAAHERMQALTAAYDTLRRYCADYRFRLVPAAGETMSDEDWWLDRFGQDPVWGRPGGDPP
- the plsY gene encoding glycerol-3-phosphate 1-O-acyltransferase PlsY; the encoded protein is MLLVAVILLAYLAGAIPTGLLVARAAGVDIRHQGSGNIGATNVTRALGRASGLVTLAGDIVKAVLPMLVAGWLAEADQRQLWLAAAGGAAFLGHCYPVYLGFKGGKGVATALGVFLVLAPLAVLAEVALFAVVVWRTGFVSAGSLAAAGLLPILTWLDQGSVLVSGLAILVAAVVVAKHRDNIRRLWRGEEKPWRGEGRSAAAGMEKKG
- a CDS encoding thioredoxin domain-containing protein; amino-acid sequence: MTTILAPCPRCGTTNRIPAVKQHLSPRCGRCHTGLDLRSQAVPVPLDDSDFAAFVAAAPLPVLVELYSPTCGPCHTLAPVIAVLARRYFGRLIVAKVDVSRARATAARFDVRGVPTLVFLAGGRVVDEVAGAVSEAALADWVERQLARR
- a CDS encoding ABC transporter ATP-binding protein, which codes for MSHHIVQVDDLAFRYPDGTQALAGVSFRITHGEAVAIIGANGAGKSTLLLHLNGALTPQEGRVRIGDYPLTAATLPAIRRTVGMVFQDPDDQLFMPTVREDIAFGPLNLGLPAAEVEEAVDRALATVGAVHVRDRAPYRLSGGEKRAVAIATVLAMTPSILVMDEPSANLDPQARRRLIRLLAGFDHTRIIATHDLDLALELCNRTLVLAGGRLLADGPTRSIFQDASLLAAGHLEPPLSLMGCPVCGRGAREKS